The stretch of DNA TCATTCTGGACATCCCATCGCCCATTGTGGAGTGAGTATCACAAGTGATTTTTCCCGAAATGGCGGAAATGCCGCTACAGCATCACATGTTGAAGAAGGGATTTGCCCAAGAGACAAGAGAAATACGTACTCCTCAACATCTCAATCATACTTGATTCTCAAACGGGGCGGGGTGTGATAATGGCAGGCACGTACATAGTCAATCGCAGCAGTGGATTGTGGGAGAACGGATCGGCGGAACCATTATGCGGCGCGTGCGATCGGTGTTTGCACGCCCGACGCACGGCTTGGCAACTAAATAGAATACCGAATCTTCACTCCAGCCCAATCtcttcgctttcttcagGTCCGTTGCGACATacatcgacaacaacaccCACAATGTCGCACCGAAAGTTCGAAGCGCCTCGCCATGGCTCGCTGGCTTTCTTGCCACGCAAGCGCGCAGCCCGCCACCGAGGAAAGGTCAAGAGGTAAAGTCCACTGCAATACCAGCAAACCTCACAGTGCGGATGGGAGCTGGGAGGGAATGTGAAGGCATTGACTGACGATGGTTCTGCGCAACAGCTTCCCTAAGGACGACCCCAAGCAGAAGTGCCACTTGACTGCCACCATGGGCTACAAGGCCGGCATGACCACCATCGTCCGCGACCTCGACCGTCCTGGCGCAAAGTTGCACAAGAAGGAGATCGTCGAGGCATGCACTGTCATCGAAACTCCTCCGGTACGAGTGTCGGCGCCAATACCATTCATGGCATGCGCTTACCCGTACATCACAGATAATCGTCGTTGGTTTGGTGGGATATATCGAGACTCCTCGCGGCCTCCGCTCATTGACCACTGTGTGGGCTGAGCACCTTTCGGACGAAGTCAAGCGCCGCTTCTACAAGAACTGgtacaagagcaagaagaaggctttcaCCAAGTACGCCAAGAAGCACGCCGAGGACAGCGGCAAGAGCATCACCCGTGACCTCGAGCGCATCAAGAAGTACTGCACTGTCGTGCGTGTGCTTGCCCACACCCAGATCTCCAAGACTCCtctcaagcagaagaaggccCACCTCATGGAGATCCAGGTCAACGGTGGCTCCATCGCTGACAAGGTCGAGTTCGGCCACGGTCTCTTCGAGAAGCCAGTCGAGATCGACACCATCTTCGAGCAGGACGAGATGATCGACTGCATTGCCGTCACCAAGGGTCACGGTTACCAGGGTGTGACCAGCCGTTGGGGCACCAAGAAGCTTCCGCGCAAGACACACAAGGGTCTCCGCAAGGTCGCTTGTATCGGTGCATGGCATCCATCGCACGTGCAATGGACTGTTGCCCGTGCTGGTCAAATGGGTTACCACCACCGTACTTCTGTCAACCACAAGGTCTACCGCATTGGCAAGGGCTCTGACGAGGGCAACGCCACTACCGACTTTGACCACAGCAAGAAGACCATCACACCGTATGTTTCCCAAGCATTATTCTCGCAAAGGCCGTTGCTAACATCTCTGCAGTATGGGTGGCTTCGTCCGCTACGGTGAGGTCAAGAACGACTTCGTCCTCCTCAAGGGTTCCGTCCCAGGTGTGAAGAAGCGAGTCATGACCCTCCGCAAGTCCATGTTCATCCACACATCCCGCCGTGCCCTCGAGAAGGTCGAGCTCAAATGGATCGACACATCCTCCAAGTTCGGTCACGGTGCCTACCAAACGCCtaccgagaagaagcagttCGTCGGTACGCTCAAGAAGGACTTGGTCACTCAGGCATAAGCAGCTTCAGCGTCAAGCTTGTCGATTGTTTTTGTCTAGCGTCTCACGAAAAGAAAAGGGATGGGAGGGAGCATGGTGTTGGCGTTCTTCCATCGTCATCCTTCAAAGTCAAGCCATGGCTATGCAGTACCTGTTTAGAGCTCCTCGGCGTAGGCTTCACAGGACTGTATACTAGTACGCTACTACCGCCACACTACCTTTGGGGGTCCATCGGCTTGCAGGGTAGTTTGTTTCGAAATGATACCAACGAACGTTCTACCTTCTTGTCGTTTATTATTCGTCGTGCTGCTCAGTCTTGGTTCGCGTGCCCATGTCGTGTACTCCTGTGCTCTCTACGTGGTACTGTGGTATTTGACACAATACCCTACCGACCTCTTGCCTTGATATTGTGTAGAAGTATGCCTTGCCTCCCTGTTGCCTGCCCCTTCCCGCCATTGTGCTTGCTGAGTGAATAAAGAAATCTGAAGCTGTGAGCTTATTCACTGCATATCCCACCAAACCGTCGTGCATATATGCACGCTATTGTTGTCTTCCAGCCCGACGTTATTGAAGTGAAGGCGAAACTGAACAGATAGGCAGCCACGCATACTTCACATTCGCACAATCAAAACCCCGCCACCTCGCCGCTTTCTtcctttctctttctctctcatACCACAAGCCAAACCCCACGCTCTGCCACTCCATAGCCAACCCACGTCACATAACACACATCACACATAACAGAGAATCGCTCCGCGACTAACACTCACACCGCACCAGACAGCAGACATGGCACCAAAATCACTCAAGCCATCCAACGCATCTCCGTCGCCAGCCCACCGCGACCGCTGCCTGAACGCCATCGCGAACTTCATCCCCCACTACTTCCTCCCAGAGAGCCGCGAGGACCCAAACTTCACCTACCCACACAACCTCCTCGTCTGCCTCGGCCACCCAGAACCAAAAGCAATTGTGGTGTTCTGCAGCGCGGCCCAATTCAAGGGGTACGCCGTCACCAACTCTCCTGCGCTCTCTGGAAATGGTACCACTGGCGACGGCGCCAAAGCTCAAGACGTCGAAGAAGTTTCGACCGCGGTGTCCCTGAACGGCGTCAAATATGACATCTTGTGGAAAGAGACGCGTGTGCCAAGTGAGGAGTatgagctggacgaggagaGATTCTGGACGGAGTTGTTTGATAAGGACGGAAATGTGAAGGTGAAGCACGTGTTCTTTGCGAATCTCGAGGAGCTTGAGGAGCAGGAGAGGGTGGCGGGGGAGAAGGCGgtggcgaggaaggagaagaagaaggcgaagaaggagaggagggcggcggagaagggggagaagaaggtggaggaggaggagaagtgaTGGGGATTTGCTTGGGTGGGTTTGTGCGTTGTTTCGGAGTTTGGGTGGCGAGTTGGGGCGTTTGGGTGGGAGATGGGGAGGGAGTTCGGTTTGGTAGATTTTTGGAGGTAGTCGTTGGTCGGAGCCGTTTCTCCGCGAATTTCATGCGTTCAATGCCACCAGATGTCCAAGTAGGCCCCAGAGTGACCCAGTCGGATTGTTGGAGATGCTCGTTAGACACTCGTTTCTCCGCAAAACTCATGTGTTCGATGCCGCCAGATATCTATCCTGCCTGCGAAGCGATTCAGTCGGAATTCTGGAGAAGATCGTTGGTCCTCTCGTTTCTCTCAAAACCCGATGCTTGCAATGCCATTACATGTCCAGGAGGGCAGCATAGCGGTATGAGCTGATTTATAGAGATATCCGTCGGTCCTCCCGTTCCTCTGGAAAACCGTGATATTCGATGCCACCAGGATTGCAGACAGGCCGCAGAGCGACGCGATCGACTTTCTGGAGATGGTCACTAGCCCTCTGTTTTCTCTGGAAATCCCTGGTGTTCAATGCCATCTGATGTACAAGCGTGCTGCAGAGCGAGATTTTGTTATCCTTGGAGATACTCATCGATCTTGCGTTTCTCTGAAAATCCTGCTTCTTCAGTGCTACCAGAAGTCCAAGCGGGCTGGATAGAGACGCGGGCAGATTCTTGGAGATACCTGTCAGTTCTCTTGTTTCTCTGAGATTCTGTGGTATTCAGGGCCACTGGGGTTCCAAGCGAACCGTGTAGCGATCCAGTCGGATATTTGGAGACACTCGATTGTGAATCGAAATTACCCAATTTCACCCATCTTTCCCTCCCTCGACCACGAAATATCTCCCCACTTTCTTGCTCGCACAGCCCAAAACATCCCATCTCTGCGAATCCGCAGGCTTTCTCTGCCGCCGGATCCGCTTATGCCACCTGCCTCGGATCTCCTCGTTTTCCAGAGCGACTTTCAATGCGTCCAGACCAAGCTCTGCCTCCTTTTCTCCTTGTTGTGTCTCGTCTCGTAGACTTCTGAGCGGCTCTACGCCTGTTGTATCCATTTGTTGAATGTCTTTTACGAAATGCAGTTGTGATGAGAAAGTCGAGAGCATCTTCAGCTCTTCTGCGGCGTCTTTTGGTGGTGGTAGAGCTGAGAGTCGGAGCATATGGTGAAGCTGTTTAGATGTGATTTGCGGCGTTGAGGAGGAGCTGCTACTGCTGGGtaaaagagaagataccGACCAGGTTGGCGTCGAGAGGAGCTGGTCTATGTCGAGTTCTGGTTTCTGTTGGCTGTAGGGCCGCACAGCATTCTGAGAAATGTTGGCAGCTCTTCGGAGAGACAGACTCCGTGCGACGCCATGTGCGCGTCTTACTATTCGGATCGCCATACTCGTCTCTTGACATCCATCAAGCTCGCATTGGAGACGCGATGTTGAAGCGCGAGTGGTTGCCTCAGGCACCTCAGCGTCCGGCGGTTCTAGGGATCACCACCGAAGTTGACGACAACTCGGACCTCGCTCGAGACAGcagcttcaccaccaccCCATCTCCACTTCCAACTCGACAGTCTGCACAATGGCGGCTACGGTATGTGCTGTTCCTACATCTGCGCGAAATCCAGCTCCTCCCGGGGACGAAGACACGTTCGCGCGCCCGGCAACCTATTCCTCAACTCAATGCCAAAGCCTTTTCTGCGAGCCATACTAACCACACCCTCCACCACAGCGATCCGCCGCTCTCAAGGTCGACTGGGCCAACCTAGGCTCCAAGCTAGGTCTCAAGGGAAGCACCGCCAACTCCCTGGCCGCCTTCAAGCAGCGCAACGATGCCGCGCGCCGCAAGGTCCAGCAGCTCTCCGAGCAACCCCAAACCGTTGACTTCCAGCACTACCGCTCCGTCCTGAAGAACCAGGACGTCATCGCCGATATTGAGAAGCAATTCTCCGCTTTCCAGCCAAAGAAGTACGATGTGCAGAGACAGATCAAGGCCATTGAAGCTTTTGAGGCCCAGGCCGTCAAGAGCGCTGAGGAGACCAAGGGCAAGGTAGACGCTGAGCTGCAGGATTTGGAGAAGACTCTTAAGAACATTGAGTCTGCCCGACCATTTGAGGACCTCACTGTGGTACGTATTGGGATTGGGATCGAGACATGGATATCAGAAGCTCAGATTCAATGCATCGGTCACGTGACGAATTGCCGATGGAAGGCTGACCTGGGTGATCATACAGGACGAAGTTGTTGCTGCCCGCCCAGACATCGACGAGCGCGTCTCGCAACTCGTGTCGAAGGGTCGCTGGCAAGTTCCAGGCTACCAGGTATGTTCACCTCTATGCTTGCGGTCTCGCCTCGCAGTACTGACTTCCATTTTAGGAGAAATTCGGCAACCTCTCAGTGCTATAGATGGGTGCTGCCAATGTTCTATAGAGCCACATCCTGTATATATGCCTACTGAGTCTCCTTTGTTGAGTATGCTTTTCATGTGCATGTGCAGCAGATCTCGACGGTTTCCATCTCTTTGCTCACCAGTCGTACTTACCCAGCAGGCAGTCTAATCGCAGCTCAGCGTGTTCTAATCATTGACAGGATGCAAACATTGTGCCGCACGGCTTCACAAGGCTCCTGCACTAGTTAATGCGCACCTCCCATCGCCCAGCCGCCGCCTACACGTCTCGGTAGGTTGATAGCATTCAGCACGCGCCTCGTGGACGATGAAGCACAAGAGCCTCTAGCCTCGATGAGGCATCGATCGAAGCTCCAAAAggcgaagtggaagaaggccGCTGTTCCGGAATGCTCTTGGCAGCTTGTGAAGCTGCAGTAGTCTCACATCTGATGAGAAATCATATTCTGCTGGGCTGCAGTCAAAATCGGAAACGCTCGACTGCTCGAGCATGAGCAACCGAAGGCTGAGGCACAACAGAGAATGGTGGGCCACATGCTGGGCTACAAGTGTTGCTCGGCGCTCGCAATATGGCTTCTGCATGCTCTACTGGAAGGGAGGCACGTTGGCACACGCAGCTGCCGTTGACGGGATTCGCGGCTGCTCTGCGAGGAAGGAGGATCGGGAAGTGGCACTTGCCTGTGACGCACTTCGCCGAACGACAGAGATTCCGGTACGAGGCCCGTCGACGTTCTGTAACATGTCTCGCCAAATCCTCACAGCAGGCGTCGTCGACGACTTCTCTGTCAGCATCTATATTGTGGCAATACCAAAAACACCAGGAAGCACAAGCACACCTGCTGTGCCCTTCACTCCAATTCGGAGCCGACAGCCGTCTTTCCCTCCGCACCTGACTTCTCCGAGCCAGCATCAAAGCCAGCGACATCTCTCCCTACCTCCCTCTGAAACACAATTGAATTTTGAGAGCTACCTCCCGGGCATCAGCAACTAGAAGCCCGCTAGAAATCCCGAGCTTCACGGATATCGGAACACAGCGACATGCCATGGGGGCACAGCACAAGGCGACCTCTCACCGCGTCATAAGGCGTCCAGCCAAGAGGCGCCTATTACGGGACTGGCGGGATACACAAGGAAGAAAACTGCAGAGGACCAGAGGATAGCCTCTTTGGTGATAGTCCAAGGTCAAGCTCTTGATGCCTGACGACCACGACGGCCGCCCTTGCTGCAGTTACCTTCCGCTGTCGCTGCTAAGAGTGAGGCTCGTAGGAAGCTCTGCTTCCTGTCTTCGCTGTCTCACCTGAGGTGACGAATTCTCGTCACGGTTTCATGGGGACAACGATAGGATGTCCGATGCGCGTTGGGTAGCGTGGACCAGGCGTACGCAGCTTGTGACAGACTTGCAATGCTGGTGCATCAAGTCCATCCTGGTGCGTGGCATCAATGCATAAGTTGCTCCGCCCGGTCGTCGATAAATGGTCCGATTGCTTGTTCCGTTAGCTGCAGCAACTTTGCACAGGGCGACGGCGACGAAATGTGACAGGTATGTGAGTTTGTCCGAGCAGGTAGAACACAGCTAACGATGGAGCTCGTCGCGGCACACGACGGTCATGGTCTAGGAGTGCTGGTCAATACGAGACAGCTGCAGGCTCGGCGTTTCTTACCTTGATCCTTCGCCACGTCCGGGAACAGCCAACGTCGCCTGATGGTACAGCGAAGCGAACAAGCGCGCCTGCAACAGTTGAATGAGGACCTGGTCACGTCGGGCCTCCagaggatggcgaggatCGTCCCAAGTGTCGGGCATATCTTGCGATTTTATGTCCGGGTCGGGGGAATTGTTGCTGGGTCATTTTCACTTCTGCGGAGTCACCAGCCACCCATCTTGCCAACAAGCTCTTGTGGCTGATCAGTCACCAGCACTATCAAGGGTCGAGAAAGTTGACTTCACTCTATACCACTTCACCCGTCTACCAACAAGTGCCAATGCCCAATGCAACTGCCGTTGCAGGCGGATAAGTATCCGCAGTCAACACACCAGCGAACGGCATCTTGTTCCGGCCACGGTGGCATGATGATGGCGGCTTGACCTGCTTGGCTCTCACTCTACCAAGCTTGTTCGAGCAATCACGGTGATTGCGTAGCCAAGCAGCTGTCGCCATACGCGAACAGGATCGACAGAGTTGAACAGGGAATCAGCCCGTCGTTCGCACATCAACAGGCTCCAACGGGCCTGATCTCTGTTGGGTGTGGGTTAGGCAGAGCCTTGCAACAAACTTCCATGGAAGTCGTTCACTATCCAGTTGGATGCCCAGCAAAGGACCATTTCCACGCAAGCGCTTTCAAGAGCCCTGCGGAACTGCTCTCACGGAAAGTAGCAAGGTTGCAACATTGTCACACCGCTTTCTTGCCTGCGCTCGCAGTGTCTCTGGATGTTTGTGCCTGAGTTTTGCCAGTCTGAAGGAAATGGTACTAACCGTATACGAGTTAAACGATCGACAACATGGCCTAGCCTAGTCGAACACTCGCGTCGACGACGATCACGAGTGGCGGATGTTCAAGGTGACAAGACAAGGCTTGCTGGTTTTCTCTCACCTGGTTTGTGTCTGTTCGCAAAGGAGGAACAGGTAGTATGCTTCCCGAAGATCCTTCGCCTTACGATCCCGGGCGCTTCGTTCAGAGTGGCGACTGGCGAGGCGTACAGCGTTTCCCGACATGAAAGCTTCCCAGAGTCAATAAACGACAATGCGGGAGAATCTTGCCTGGTCTGCGGCACAGCAATGGCAGATTACAATGGATCATCCGGGACGATCTCCAGGACCCTCCTCTCCACGTCCATCGATCGTCTCGTTGGTCGAAACATACAGTTGCAACTGAACAAGCCCTATGATGAGGAATCAAACAATTGGAAAACCTTATGCTCGTTCCCATCCCCATCACTGTCTTCCCGCGAGGATCCGGCTGGAGCAAGACAGGATTGAACCAGGCAAGGGGCACGAAGGACAGGAGGAGCAACAGGACTGGCCATCGTGCGGAACCATCGAAGTGGTAGCGTATTTCCCTCATTAGCCAGCAAAAAAGAAACGAAAGCCATATCGTGCCCTGCAGTTGGACCAGGATGCGACTTAGTCTCTGTAAGCAGTTTTACCTGATCCGTCAGGTACGTGGGCTAAATACTTTTCCGTTTTGAGAGGTGCTTGTATAAGCAATTGGGACTAAGTC from Cercospora beticola chromosome 1, complete sequence encodes:
- the RPL3 gene encoding 60S ribosomal protein uL3, with translation MSHRKFEAPRHGSLAFLPRKRAARHRGKVKSFPKDDPKQKCHLTATMGYKAGMTTIVRDLDRPGAKLHKKEIVEACTVIETPPIIVVGLVGYIETPRGLRSLTTVWAEHLSDEVKRRFYKNWYKSKKKAFTKYAKKHAEDSGKSITRDLERIKKYCTVVRVLAHTQISKTPLKQKKAHLMEIQVNGGSIADKVEFGHGLFEKPVEIDTIFEQDEMIDCIAVTKGHGYQGVTSRWGTKKLPRKTHKGLRKVACIGAWHPSHVQWTVARAGQMGYHHRTSVNHKVYRIGKGSDEGNATTDFDHSKKTITPMGGFVRYGEVKNDFVLLKGSVPGVKKRVMTLRKSMFIHTSRRALEKVELKWIDTSSKFGHGAYQTPTEKKQFVGTLKKDLVTQA
- the ATP7 gene encoding ATP synthase d subunit, which translates into the protein MAATRSAALKVDWANLGSKLGLKGSTANSLAAFKQRNDAARRKVQQLSEQPQTVDFQHYRSVLKNQDVIADIEKQFSAFQPKKYDVQRQIKAIEAFEAQAVKSAEETKGKVDAELQDLEKTLKNIESARPFEDLTVDEVVAARPDIDERVSQLVSKGRWQVPGYQEKFGNLSVL